One Nocardia farcinica genomic region harbors:
- a CDS encoding ABC transporter permease, whose protein sequence is MSTPTLRPYAATTGRILRQLRNDHRTVAMILVVPALLMTLLYFIYADTPASPHAPALFDRVGISMLGILPFIVMFLITAIAMQRERTSGTLERLLTTPLSKLDLLGGYGSAFSLAAAAQAAVACLVAFGLLGLEAAGNPGWVVLIAVVDAICGVALGLLASAFARTEFQAVQFMPVVVAPQIFLCGLLVPRDQLPRWLEIISNVMPLSYAVDALQEVSVHPEATGRMWVDLLIVAGFALVALVLGAATLRRQTP, encoded by the coding sequence ATGAGCACCCCGACGCTTCGCCCGTACGCCGCCACCACCGGCCGCATCCTGCGGCAACTGCGCAACGACCACCGAACGGTCGCGATGATCCTGGTCGTCCCGGCCCTGTTGATGACGCTGTTGTACTTCATCTACGCCGACACCCCGGCGAGCCCGCACGCGCCCGCCCTGTTCGACCGCGTCGGCATCAGCATGCTCGGCATCCTGCCGTTCATCGTCATGTTCCTCATCACCGCCATCGCCATGCAGCGCGAACGCACCTCCGGAACGCTGGAACGCCTGCTCACCACGCCGCTGTCCAAACTCGACCTGCTCGGCGGCTACGGCAGCGCCTTCTCCCTCGCCGCGGCCGCCCAGGCGGCGGTGGCGTGCCTGGTCGCCTTCGGACTGCTCGGGCTGGAGGCCGCGGGCAATCCCGGCTGGGTGGTGCTGATCGCCGTGGTCGACGCGATCTGCGGGGTCGCGCTCGGGCTGTTGGCCAGCGCCTTCGCCCGCACCGAATTCCAGGCGGTGCAATTCATGCCGGTGGTGGTGGCGCCGCAGATCTTCCTGTGCGGGTTGCTCGTCCCGCGTGACCAACTACCGCGCTGGCTCGAGATCATCAGCAACGTGATGCCGTTGAGTTATGCCGTGGACGCGTTGCAGGAGGTGTCGGTGCACCCCGAAGCCACCGGGCGGATGTGGGTGGACCTGCTGATCGTCGCCGGGTTCGCGCTGGTCGCGCTGGTGCTCGGGGCCGCGACCCTCCGGCGGCAGACTCCGTGA
- a CDS encoding TetR/AcrR family transcriptional regulator, with translation MSSTGAGRGAGRRPGRSGARQAILDAARVRFAEHGFDRTSIRAVAADAGVDPALVHHYFGTKQQLFTAVVDLPVDPEAVLAVIDATPVEQLGATIIRAVTAIWDSPAGPAVVAVARTLLTGAEPALARTFVLEVVLERVRRRIATDTDDGRARVALAASQMMGIMVARKIIGVEPLASMPLDELAAAVGPTLQRYLTGDLGSA, from the coding sequence GTGAGCAGCACCGGGGCCGGGCGCGGCGCGGGACGGCGGCCCGGCCGGTCCGGGGCACGGCAGGCGATCCTCGACGCGGCGCGGGTGCGCTTCGCCGAACACGGTTTCGACCGGACCTCGATCCGCGCGGTCGCCGCCGACGCCGGGGTGGATCCGGCCCTGGTCCACCACTACTTCGGCACGAAGCAGCAGCTGTTCACCGCGGTGGTGGACCTGCCGGTCGACCCGGAGGCCGTGCTCGCGGTGATCGACGCGACGCCGGTCGAGCAGCTGGGCGCGACGATCATCCGGGCGGTCACCGCCATCTGGGACTCCCCCGCCGGACCGGCGGTGGTCGCGGTGGCGCGCACACTGCTCACCGGTGCCGAACCGGCGCTGGCCCGCACGTTCGTGCTGGAGGTGGTGCTCGAACGGGTGCGCAGGCGCATCGCCACCGACACCGACGACGGGCGCGCCCGCGTGGCACTGGCTGCCTCGCAGATGATGGGAATCATGGTGGCCCGCAAGATCATCGGCGTCGAGCCGCTGGCCTCGATGCCGCTCGACGAGCTCGCCGCGGCGGTCGGGCCGACCCTGCAGCGCTATCTCACCGGCGACCTCGGTTCCGCATGA
- a CDS encoding Trm112 family protein, producing MSERTVLDPTLLELLACPQDKGPLLLVRDNAGADVLYNPRLRRAYPIENGIPVLLVDEARDVADDEHAALVAHQRD from the coding sequence ATGTCGGAGCGCACCGTCCTGGATCCCACTCTGCTCGAGCTGCTGGCCTGCCCGCAGGACAAGGGGCCGCTGCTGCTGGTCCGTGACAACGCGGGCGCCGACGTTCTCTACAACCCCCGCCTGCGCCGCGCCTACCCGATCGAGAACGGCATCCCGGTCCTGCTCGTGGACGAGGCGCGCGATGTCGCCGACGACGAGCACGCGGCGTTGGTGGCCCACCAGCGCGACTGA
- a CDS encoding GtrA family protein: protein MSTGLDPTSGAGAVAALRRVLRRQEVGFALIGGFNTVLGMVLTVAWLTVLPDRPWAPSAAVALAYAIGITVAFVLHRTLVFRVRGRVLRDFLGFVAVNSGGLVLNMALLSLAVSVCGLPEKPSAVVVMGVVAVASFFGHRHISFRRRPVAAPDEPVG from the coding sequence ATGAGCACCGGTCTCGACCCGACGTCCGGGGCCGGTGCGGTGGCCGCCCTCCGGCGCGTCCTGCGCAGGCAGGAGGTCGGCTTCGCGCTGATCGGCGGCTTCAACACGGTGCTCGGCATGGTGCTCACCGTGGCGTGGCTGACGGTGCTGCCGGACCGGCCCTGGGCGCCCTCGGCCGCCGTCGCGCTCGCCTACGCCATCGGCATCACCGTCGCGTTCGTGTTGCACCGGACGCTGGTGTTCCGCGTGCGCGGGCGAGTGCTGCGCGATTTCCTCGGCTTCGTGGCCGTGAACTCCGGCGGACTGGTGTTGAACATGGCGCTGCTCTCGTTGGCGGTGTCGGTGTGCGGGCTGCCCGAAAAGCCCTCGGCGGTGGTCGTGATGGGCGTGGTCGCGGTGGCGAGCTTCTTCGGCCACCGCCACATCTCGTTCCGGCGTCGGCCGGTCGCCGCACCCGACGAGCCGGTCGGGTAG
- a CDS encoding glycosyltransferase family 2 protein codes for MPIPTARPHSADSATNGRPARPGVDRPHGISVVVPVYRGEQTIGPLVAELHRLTTRTATPAGTDYVVEEIVLVHDNGPDRSDVVLQELDQRYPEVRVVWLSRNFGQDAATIAGMSVARGDWIVTMDEDGQHDPRFIGAFLDAALAQRADLVYSKPVNTRPHGFLRNLTSRGAKIVLATVFAFPDSTRFESYRLIRGDIGRQLAEVASNGAYLDVALTWVVGRVAQEPVVLRAEGREESGYNYRRLFSLFWKMVLCSGTRGLRLVSMLGVTLALAGGVMAAYVVYKALTTSQWAPEGWASIIVVLLLCSGAILFSLGLIAEYLGVALHILVGKPLFLTVASPTPRPGEPPAPTTTVTSRGTERVEH; via the coding sequence ATGCCGATTCCCACCGCACGCCCGCACTCCGCCGATTCCGCGACGAACGGCAGGCCCGCCAGGCCCGGCGTCGACCGCCCGCACGGCATCTCCGTGGTGGTGCCCGTCTATCGGGGCGAGCAGACGATCGGACCGCTGGTGGCGGAACTGCACCGGCTCACCACCCGCACCGCCACCCCCGCGGGCACCGACTACGTGGTCGAGGAGATCGTCCTGGTCCACGACAACGGCCCGGACCGCTCCGACGTGGTGCTCCAGGAACTGGACCAGCGATATCCCGAGGTCCGCGTGGTGTGGCTGAGCCGCAACTTCGGACAGGACGCCGCCACCATCGCGGGCATGTCGGTGGCGCGCGGCGACTGGATCGTCACGATGGACGAGGACGGCCAGCACGACCCGCGCTTCATCGGCGCCTTCCTCGACGCCGCGCTGGCCCAGCGCGCCGATCTGGTCTACTCCAAGCCGGTCAACACCCGCCCGCACGGCTTCTTGCGCAACCTCACCTCGCGCGGTGCGAAGATCGTGCTGGCCACGGTGTTCGCGTTCCCGGATTCGACCAGGTTCGAAAGCTACCGCCTCATCCGCGGTGACATCGGCAGGCAGCTGGCCGAGGTCGCCTCCAACGGCGCCTATCTCGACGTCGCGCTGACCTGGGTGGTCGGCCGGGTCGCGCAGGAGCCGGTGGTGCTGCGCGCGGAGGGCCGCGAGGAGTCCGGATACAACTACCGCAGGCTGTTCTCGCTGTTCTGGAAGATGGTGCTGTGCAGCGGCACCCGCGGCCTGCGGCTGGTGAGCATGCTGGGCGTGACGCTGGCGCTGGCCGGCGGCGTCATGGCGGCCTACGTCGTCTACAAGGCGCTGACCACCTCGCAGTGGGCGCCGGAGGGCTGGGCCTCGATCATCGTGGTGCTGCTGCTGTGTTCGGGCGCGATCCTGTTCTCCCTCGGCCTCATCGCCGAGTACCTGGGCGTCGCCCTGCACATCCTCGTCGGCAAACCGCTGTTCCTCACCGTCGCCTCGCCGACACCGCGCCCGGGCGAGCCCCCGGCGCCGACCACCACCGTCACCAGCAGGGGGACCGAGCGGGTTGAGCACTGA
- the rffA gene encoding dTDP-4-amino-4,6-dideoxygalactose transaminase, giving the protein MSTDRVIFSRPYRARRELANLATVLASDHSHGDGPFTASATAKLRAITEAPHALLTTSCTSALEMAGLLLELGPEDEVIVPSFAFTSTATSMALRGATCVFADIDPATGNLDPESVAAAIGPRTKAVVVIHYGGVAADMAGLLELAAAHGFAIVEDNAHGLGGRWRGRPLGTIGTLGTLSFHDTKNVHCGEGGALLLTDDILMGRAEIIREKGTDRARFLRGAVDKYSWQDIGSSYLPSELNAAVLDAQLDEFDRIQAGRHRVWNAYAAGLPDWAARNDVRLMSVPADREHTAHLFYLRTPTEQRRDDLIAHLAARGISAPFHYVPLDSSPAGLKLGRTPYPCVRSAEFSGTVVRLPLWPDLADAQVERVIEAVTAFTV; this is encoded by the coding sequence TTGAGCACTGACCGGGTCATCTTCAGCAGGCCGTACCGGGCGCGCCGGGAACTGGCCAATCTCGCGACGGTGCTCGCCTCCGACCACAGCCACGGCGACGGCCCCTTCACCGCGTCGGCCACCGCCAAGCTCCGGGCGATCACCGAGGCGCCGCACGCACTGCTGACCACCTCGTGCACGTCGGCGCTGGAGATGGCGGGCCTGCTGCTCGAACTCGGCCCCGAGGACGAGGTGATCGTGCCCAGTTTCGCGTTCACCTCCACCGCGACGTCGATGGCGTTGCGCGGAGCCACCTGCGTGTTCGCCGACATCGACCCGGCCACCGGGAATCTCGACCCCGAGTCGGTCGCCGCGGCGATCGGGCCGCGCACCAAAGCGGTGGTGGTCATCCACTACGGCGGCGTGGCCGCCGACATGGCCGGGCTGCTCGAGCTGGCCGCGGCTCACGGCTTCGCGATCGTCGAGGACAACGCGCACGGCCTCGGCGGCCGGTGGCGCGGCAGGCCGCTCGGCACCATCGGCACCCTGGGCACGCTCAGCTTCCACGACACCAAGAACGTGCACTGTGGCGAGGGCGGCGCGCTGCTGCTCACCGACGACATCCTGATGGGCCGCGCGGAGATCATCCGGGAGAAGGGCACCGACCGCGCCCGGTTCCTGCGCGGCGCGGTGGACAAGTACTCCTGGCAGGACATCGGCTCGAGCTACCTGCCCAGCGAACTCAACGCCGCGGTGCTCGACGCCCAGCTCGACGAGTTCGACCGCATCCAGGCGGGCAGGCACCGGGTGTGGAACGCCTACGCGGCGGGCCTGCCGGACTGGGCGGCGCGCAACGACGTCCGGCTGATGTCGGTGCCCGCCGACCGCGAACACACCGCCCATCTGTTCTACCTGCGCACACCCACGGAGCAGCGCCGTGACGACCTGATCGCGCATCTGGCCGCGCGCGGCATCTCCGCGCCGTTCCACTATGTGCCGCTGGACTCCAGCCCGGCCGGGCTCAAGCTGGGCCGCACACCGTATCCGTGTGTGCGCAGCGCCGAGTTCTCCGGCACCGTCGTGCGCCTGCCACTGTGGCCCGATCTGGCCGACGCCCAGGTCGAGCGGGTGATCGAGGCCGTCACCGCGTTCACGGTGTGA
- a CDS encoding class I SAM-dependent methyltransferase — MSTSLIYRNRAVYELMMRGLYGRHYAARYRAIADLVPEGADVLDVCCGPATLYTRYLRHRNVRYTGLDLNEKFVAGVTRAGGAGRVWNMRSSQPLPPADVVIMQASLYHFLPDAAPVLDRMLAAARERVVLAEPVRNLATSRNRLLALIGQRFTDAGDGSQAHRFTEASLADLMRGYRARIVRDELIAGGREKLYVLAT, encoded by the coding sequence GTGAGCACCAGCCTCATCTACCGCAACCGCGCCGTCTACGAGCTGATGATGCGCGGGCTGTACGGCCGCCACTACGCGGCGCGGTACCGGGCGATCGCGGACCTGGTGCCCGAGGGCGCCGACGTGCTCGATGTGTGCTGCGGGCCTGCCACTCTCTACACCCGGTACCTGCGGCACCGGAACGTGCGCTACACGGGGCTGGACCTGAACGAGAAGTTCGTCGCCGGTGTGACGCGGGCCGGGGGAGCGGGGCGGGTCTGGAACATGCGCTCGTCGCAGCCGCTGCCGCCGGCCGACGTGGTGATCATGCAGGCCAGCCTCTACCACTTCCTGCCCGACGCCGCCCCCGTGCTGGACCGGATGCTGGCCGCGGCCCGCGAGCGGGTGGTGCTGGCGGAGCCGGTGCGCAATCTGGCCACCAGCCGCAACCGGCTGCTCGCGCTGATCGGCCAGCGCTTCACCGACGCGGGCGACGGCTCCCAGGCGCATCGGTTCACCGAGGCGAGCCTGGCCGACCTGATGCGCGGATACCGGGCGCGGATCGTGCGCGACGAGCTGATCGCGGGCGGCCGGGAGAAGCTCTACGTGCTCGCGACCTGA
- a CDS encoding acyl-CoA synthetase encodes MATAQNGLEVIRFGGLAHGVESSPFEVVERKRMYRLRHYFPDDAAPGRPVALLVPPLMVNADIWDVNAEGGAVGILHRGGIDCWVVDFGSPALEEGGWERDLADHVLAVSSAIDTVCAETGAEVHLMGYSQGGMFAYQTTAYRHGKGVASIVTFGSPVDIVNGVPFGLPYGLVSEFADFLADHVVTRLPITDSMVRVGFQLLDPVKTAKARIDFLRQLHDREALLPKERQRRFLNSEGWVGYAGPAVADLLKQFVAHNRMMLGGFVIRDQPISLAELKCPILAFVGEVDDIGQPAAVRGIVRAAPNAEVYESTLYAGHFGLVAGSVATNQTWPLVQRWIEWMDGDQPLPEEICPMSEHTASNAPRSAATRIVNSAAALAEAGAGMGKALEGLAGSALRGSFELAGEAARALPRLTRLGMIQPNTRISLGLLLAEQARRAPLRELFLFDDRVHTNAAVDVRIDNVVRGLISVGIRPATRVGVVMETRPSALVAVAALSRLGAVAVLLAPGGELGRAMELTKTDTVIADPENLRHAASTGARVLVLGGGESRGLDIPASAEVIDLEQIDPAQVRLPAWYQPDPGLARELAFVLVTGTGDKLEIKYVTNHRWALSAFGTATSADLDRRDTVYCLAPLHHSSGLLVSLGGAVAGGSRIALARSLDPRRFAEEVHRYGVTVVTYTWTMLRDILDAEVFPAGHSHPIRLFIGSGMPAGLWRRTTEQFEPARVLEFYASIEGDVVLANVKGVKAGCKGRPVPGTARVELVAYDPVEGRIRTDDNGFARRCADNEVGLLIGKASEGVDLSAGGLRGVFAPGDAWMPTENLFRRDSDGDYWLVDRKDTVIKTPRGPVFGQPIVDVLNDIAAVDMEVAYGLDLGDHCLAVAAVCVRRGFQLEPKDVTEAMRALDPDQRPDLVYVVDEIPRSASYRPSTSAVRAAGRPRPGPDTWWYHRETESYEVLTEAEARALFGE; translated from the coding sequence ATGGCGACCGCGCAGAACGGTCTGGAGGTGATCCGTTTCGGCGGCCTCGCCCACGGTGTGGAGTCCTCGCCGTTCGAGGTCGTCGAGCGCAAGCGCATGTACCGGCTGCGGCACTACTTCCCCGACGACGCCGCACCCGGTAGGCCGGTCGCGCTGCTGGTGCCGCCGCTGATGGTCAACGCCGACATCTGGGACGTCAACGCCGAGGGCGGCGCGGTCGGCATCCTGCACCGCGGCGGGATCGACTGCTGGGTGGTCGATTTCGGTTCGCCCGCGCTGGAGGAGGGCGGCTGGGAGCGCGACCTGGCCGATCACGTGCTCGCGGTGAGCAGCGCCATCGACACCGTCTGCGCGGAAACCGGCGCCGAGGTCCACCTGATGGGTTACTCGCAGGGCGGCATGTTCGCCTACCAGACCACCGCGTACCGGCACGGCAAGGGCGTGGCGAGCATCGTCACCTTCGGCAGCCCGGTCGACATCGTCAACGGCGTGCCGTTCGGGCTGCCCTACGGCCTGGTCTCGGAGTTCGCCGACTTCCTCGCCGACCACGTGGTGACCCGGCTGCCGATCACCGACTCGATGGTGCGGGTCGGCTTCCAGCTGCTCGACCCGGTCAAGACCGCCAAGGCGCGCATCGATTTCCTGCGCCAGCTGCACGACCGGGAGGCGCTGCTGCCCAAGGAACGGCAGCGCCGCTTCCTCAACAGCGAAGGCTGGGTGGGTTACGCGGGCCCGGCGGTGGCCGATCTGCTCAAGCAGTTCGTCGCGCACAACCGGATGATGCTGGGCGGCTTCGTCATCCGTGACCAGCCCATCTCGCTGGCCGAACTGAAGTGCCCGATCCTGGCCTTCGTCGGCGAGGTCGACGACATCGGCCAGCCCGCCGCGGTGCGCGGCATCGTGCGCGCGGCACCGAACGCCGAAGTCTACGAATCCACCCTGTACGCCGGGCATTTCGGGCTCGTGGCGGGTAGCGTGGCGACCAACCAGACCTGGCCGCTCGTGCAGCGCTGGATCGAGTGGATGGACGGCGATCAGCCGCTGCCCGAAGAGATCTGCCCGATGTCGGAGCACACGGCGAGCAACGCGCCGCGCTCGGCGGCCACCCGGATCGTGAATTCGGCGGCGGCGCTGGCCGAGGCGGGCGCCGGAATGGGCAAGGCGCTCGAGGGCCTGGCGGGCAGTGCGCTGCGCGGATCGTTCGAGCTGGCCGGGGAGGCGGCGCGGGCGCTGCCGCGACTGACCCGGCTCGGCATGATCCAGCCCAACACCCGCATCTCGCTGGGGCTGCTGCTGGCCGAGCAGGCCCGCCGGGCGCCGTTGCGCGAACTGTTCCTCTTCGACGACCGCGTGCACACCAACGCCGCGGTGGACGTCCGGATCGACAACGTGGTGCGCGGGCTCATCTCCGTCGGCATCCGGCCCGCCACCCGCGTCGGTGTGGTGATGGAGACCAGGCCCAGCGCATTGGTGGCGGTGGCGGCGCTGTCACGGCTCGGCGCGGTCGCGGTGTTGCTGGCCCCCGGCGGCGAACTCGGCCGCGCGATGGAGCTGACCAAGACCGACACCGTCATCGCCGACCCGGAGAACCTGCGGCACGCGGCGAGCACCGGCGCGCGGGTCCTGGTGCTCGGCGGCGGCGAATCCCGCGGCCTGGACATACCGGCCAGCGCCGAGGTCATCGACCTCGAACAGATCGACCCGGCGCAGGTGCGGCTGCCCGCCTGGTACCAGCCCGACCCCGGGCTGGCGCGGGAACTGGCGTTCGTGCTGGTCACCGGCACCGGTGACAAGCTGGAGATCAAGTACGTCACCAACCACCGCTGGGCGCTGTCGGCCTTCGGCACCGCCACCTCGGCCGACCTCGACCGCCGCGACACCGTGTATTGCCTTGCCCCGCTGCACCACTCGTCGGGCCTGCTGGTGAGCCTGGGCGGCGCGGTGGCGGGCGGCAGCCGGATCGCGCTGGCCCGCTCGCTCGACCCGCGACGCTTTGCCGAGGAGGTGCACCGCTACGGGGTCACGGTGGTGACCTACACCTGGACGATGCTGCGCGACATCCTCGACGCGGAGGTCTTCCCCGCCGGGCACAGCCACCCGATCCGGCTGTTCATCGGTTCCGGCATGCCCGCCGGCCTGTGGCGGCGCACCACCGAGCAGTTCGAACCGGCCCGCGTGCTCGAGTTCTACGCCTCGATCGAGGGTGACGTGGTGCTGGCCAACGTCAAGGGCGTCAAGGCCGGATGCAAGGGCAGGCCGGTGCCGGGCACCGCGCGGGTCGAACTGGTCGCCTACGACCCCGTCGAGGGTCGCATCCGCACCGACGACAACGGGTTCGCCCGTCGCTGCGCCGACAACGAAGTGGGACTGCTGATCGGCAAGGCGTCCGAGGGTGTCGACCTCTCGGCGGGCGGCCTGCGCGGTGTGTTCGCCCCCGGCGACGCCTGGATGCCGACGGAGAACCTCTTCCGCCGCGACAGCGACGGCGACTACTGGCTGGTCGACCGCAAGGACACCGTCATCAAGACCCCGCGCGGCCCGGTGTTCGGCCAGCCCATCGTGGACGTGCTCAACGACATCGCCGCCGTGGACATGGAGGTCGCCTACGGCCTCGACCTCGGCGACCATTGCCTGGCGGTGGCCGCGGTGTGCGTGCGGCGCGGCTTCCAGCTCGAACCCAAGGACGTCACCGAGGCGATGCGGGCGCTCGACCCCGATCAGCGGCCGGACCTGGTGTACGTGGTCGACGAGATCCCGCGCAGCGCCTCCTACCGGCCCTCCACCAGTGCCGTGCGGGCCGCGGGCAGGCCGCGGCCGGGGCCGGACACCTGGTGGTACCACCGCGAGACGGAGTCCTACGAGGTGCTCACCGAGGCGGAGGCGCGCGCCCTGTTCGGCGAGTGA
- the idi gene encoding isopentenyl-diphosphate Delta-isomerase translates to MTETLVQPRADREAMPVELVDEAGRAVGACPVAEAHRDPGKLHRAFSVLLFDTAGRVLLQQRAAVKTRFPLLWANTCCGHPAPGESVEAAAATRLAEELGVAAGLTEVGVFRYRAADTATGRVEHEWDHVLIGTLDTTPHPDPAEVANLRWVPPAEVRAKLAAEPAAYTPWLAEVLEIADAAYRESAGR, encoded by the coding sequence GTGACCGAAACCCTCGTCCAGCCGCGCGCCGACCGCGAGGCCATGCCCGTCGAGCTCGTGGACGAGGCAGGCCGGGCGGTGGGCGCCTGCCCGGTCGCCGAGGCGCACCGGGATCCCGGCAAGCTGCATCGCGCGTTCTCCGTCCTGCTCTTCGACACCGCCGGGCGGGTACTGCTGCAACAGCGGGCCGCGGTCAAGACCCGCTTCCCGCTGCTGTGGGCCAACACCTGCTGCGGGCACCCCGCGCCCGGTGAGTCCGTCGAAGCGGCGGCCGCCACCCGCCTGGCCGAGGAACTCGGCGTCGCCGCCGGCCTCACCGAGGTCGGCGTCTTCCGCTACCGGGCCGCCGACACCGCCACCGGGCGCGTCGAGCACGAGTGGGATCACGTGCTCATCGGCACCCTGGACACCACCCCGCACCCGGACCCGGCCGAGGTCGCGAACCTGCGCTGGGTGCCGCCCGCCGAGGTGCGGGCGAAGCTGGCCGCCGAGCCCGCCGCGTACACCCCCTGGCTGGCCGAGGTGCTCGAGATCGCCGACGCGGCGTATCGGGAGTCGGCCGGGCGCTGA
- a CDS encoding serine hydrolase domain-containing protein yields the protein MTADSTPSADTAHTDSTSHADHAAQRVDRRFVRLVAEFDRLFRRPGDGGGALTVYLHGEPVVDVWAGFARPGVPWARDTVAVAYSTGKGVASTLLHRLAERGLLDYDHPVAEYWPEFAAAGKQDITVRRLLTHRAGLHRLRGLLPGPVERFFDDEAVTAALAAATPDPRHTTTSGYHGISFGHLVAELVRRVSGGSFTEALRTELAEPLGIEDLWFRVPPQQRHRIATNFPTLTVAGMSWESSARLMGRTRLSAAADTTPRGFAEIMSDPRLHDSVMPGVNGVFSARALARLYAALALGGTLDGVQLLRPETVAQIRTRQVFTPDYVLAFRIPWALGYHGVPMKPSRAEPISAFGHFGLGGSGAFADPETGMSLGFVTNRLGGKLTPLGDARLARLGALAHNIAKRSG from the coding sequence GTGACCGCCGATTCCACACCGTCCGCCGACACAGCGCACACCGACTCCACATCGCACGCCGATCACGCGGCCCAGCGCGTCGACCGCCGGTTCGTCCGGCTCGTCGCCGAGTTCGACCGGCTCTTCCGGCGGCCCGGCGACGGGGGCGGCGCGTTGACCGTCTACCTGCACGGCGAGCCGGTGGTGGATGTGTGGGCCGGGTTCGCGCGGCCGGGTGTGCCGTGGGCTCGGGACACGGTGGCCGTCGCCTATTCGACGGGCAAGGGGGTGGCCTCGACCCTGCTGCACCGCCTGGCCGAACGCGGCCTGCTCGACTACGACCATCCGGTGGCCGAGTACTGGCCGGAGTTCGCGGCCGCGGGCAAACAGGACATCACGGTGCGCCGGCTGCTCACCCATCGCGCGGGCCTGCACCGGCTGCGCGGACTGCTGCCCGGCCCGGTCGAGCGCTTCTTCGACGACGAAGCCGTCACCGCGGCGCTGGCCGCGGCCACCCCGGACCCCCGCCACACCACCACCAGCGGCTATCACGGCATCAGCTTCGGTCACCTGGTCGCCGAGCTGGTGCGCCGGGTGTCCGGCGGGAGTTTCACCGAAGCGCTGCGCACCGAGCTTGCCGAACCGCTCGGCATCGAGGACCTGTGGTTCCGGGTGCCACCGCAGCAGCGGCACCGCATCGCGACCAACTTCCCCACCCTCACCGTGGCGGGCATGAGCTGGGAATCCAGCGCGCGGCTGATGGGCAGGACGCGCCTGTCGGCGGCCGCCGACACCACCCCGCGCGGTTTCGCCGAGATCATGTCCGACCCGCGCCTGCACGATTCGGTGATGCCGGGCGTGAACGGTGTCTTCTCCGCCCGGGCGCTGGCGCGACTGTACGCGGCGCTGGCCCTGGGCGGCACGCTCGACGGCGTCCAGCTGTTGCGGCCGGAGACCGTGGCGCAGATCCGCACCCGCCAGGTCTTCACCCCCGACTACGTGCTCGCCTTCCGCATTCCGTGGGCGCTGGGCTACCACGGTGTACCGATGAAACCGTCCCGCGCCGAGCCGATCTCGGCGTTCGGGCACTTCGGCCTCGGTGGCTCGGGCGCCTTCGCCGATCCGGAGACGGGCATGTCGCTGGGGTTCGTCACCAACCGGCTCGGCGGCAAACTGACCCCGCTCGGTGACGCGCGGCTGGCCCGCCTCGGCGCACTCGCCCACAACATCGCCAAACGGTCCGGCTGA
- a CDS encoding DMT family transporter produces the protein MTLLLLALAIASEVTATVSLKLSEGFTKLTPSIVVVVGYCAAFYFLSQALKRGMAIGVAYGIWSAVGVAAIALIGVLFLNERLTLVQVGGIGLVILGVLALELGGTH, from the coding sequence ATGACCTTGCTCCTGCTGGCGCTGGCCATCGCGTCCGAGGTGACGGCGACAGTCTCGCTGAAACTCTCCGAGGGATTCACCAAACTCACGCCGTCGATCGTCGTGGTGGTCGGCTACTGCGCGGCGTTCTACTTTCTCTCCCAGGCATTGAAGCGGGGCATGGCGATCGGCGTCGCCTACGGGATCTGGTCCGCGGTCGGGGTGGCGGCCATCGCCCTGATCGGTGTGCTGTTCCTGAACGAACGTCTCACGCTGGTGCAGGTCGGCGGCATCGGGCTGGTGATCCTCGGGGTGCTGGCGCTGGAACTGGGTGGCACGCACTGA
- a CDS encoding VOC family protein gives MSARFDHTIIAAADRAESAAFYREILELRDAPSWGVFTNLRCADGVLLQFAEPPVDIQFQHYAFLVDDALFDRAYRRLRERGIEHWADPHRRQPGKINHGHGGRGVYFLDPAGHGLEILTRPYLPEVTVEEQ, from the coding sequence TTGTCCGCACGATTCGACCACACCATCATCGCGGCCGCCGACCGGGCGGAATCGGCCGCCTTCTACCGCGAGATCCTGGAATTGCGTGATGCCCCGTCCTGGGGCGTGTTCACCAATCTGCGCTGCGCCGACGGGGTGTTGCTGCAGTTCGCGGAACCGCCCGTCGACATCCAATTCCAGCACTACGCGTTCCTCGTCGACGACGCGTTGTTCGATCGCGCGTATCGCCGGTTGCGTGAGCGCGGCATCGAACACTGGGCCGATCCGCATCGCAGGCAGCCGGGGAAGATCAACCACGGGCACGGCGGCCGCGGGGTGTATTTCCTCGACCCGGCCGGACACGGGCTCGAGATCCTCACCCGTCCGTATCTTCCGGAGGTTACCGTCGAGGAGCAGTGA